In Nonlabens agnitus, the DNA window GAATAATCATGATTTTGGAAACCGTAGTTTCCACATTATCATCAGTAGAAATGAGCAGCATATATACTCCAGAAGCAACGCGGTTGCCGTTAAAGCTCGTGGTATCCCACTGGACACTACCACCTTGTGATACGACTTCAAAAACAAGATTTCCTTCTATATCAGTGATCTTGATGCGTGCGCGATCAGTTAATCCATCTATGGTAACATTACCATCAAAACCAGGTTTTACAGGATTAGGAAATGCAAAGACATTTTCTAGATCCTCTGCTGGCTGGCTGGTGCGATCACCTTGAAATGCTACAATACCATTATCTGTTGCAAAATAGACGCGGCCCGTTGTATTATCAATAGCAATATCATTTACACCATTGGAAGGTAGCGGTGAGTTATCCTTAGTAAATTGAAAGATAGTTTCCTGGCCTGATGGTGAGAATAAAAACGCACCAGAGCTTGCAGTCGCAACCCATTTTCTATTATTCCCATCCACCTCAATATCTAGAATTGCCTCATCCTTAAGCAATTCCCGTGGGATTCCATTCTGATCCTCAATGATTATGGGTCTTGCATCTGGTGGGTTCTCAGACAATATGCTATTAGCATTAAAGAGTACACGCAATCCTCGATTACTACCTATCCACAATTGCTCGTTTAAATCTAGAGTCACCTCGCTCACGTAATTGCTCACAAGATTGCCTTCCTGAATATCTTCTCTAAGGTCACCAAATTTATTCTCCGCAGGATCAAAAGCAATAACACCAAAATCAATAGTGCCGAATATGATATTACCAGCATTAGTGATTGTCATTTTTGTCGCACCACCGGTTTCACTAATTGTAGGAACAAATTGAGAGACGTCGATGGCAGTCCATTGACCTGTTGGAGAACGACGATTGAGTGTCTCGTCGACAAGACTTGCAAGAACCCAAAGATTACCTTCTCTATCAAACCTGCTATCTGGAATACGTACAAAGTCGGTCGCTGGTGGCAATATGCTGGTCAAAGAACTGTTGTTAACTCCATACAATGTTTCTGCCATGCCGTCCACAAACTCCAATACACCATTGTGCATACTGTTGATATATACTTCATCTTGAATTTCTGGATGGATCGTGATGCTGGAAATACTATTGATGTTAAGTACCTCATCAAATGTAAAATTAGTCCATTCTTCTTCTACTAATCTACTAACACCAAACTGCTCTAACGGGAACGGGTTAAAAAACAAATTATAATCACCATAACCTACCCATAAGGTATTAGGCGCTGTGGTAAGTGAAAAAGCACGATTGCGTGATGGTCCATCTGCCACAATAAACTCGGCAGTTGAGAAATCTGCACGGTCCAATCGTACTAATCCGTTTGTAGTCGTTCCTATATAAATAGTATCTCCATTAGAATCTCCTGCGGTAAAGACATAGGCGTCACCATTAATATCTCTAACATCATTTAAGAGGTTCTCGTTGACATCAATGATTTGTAAAAAATTGGATCCAGTCACGGTGAGCTGGTTATTTGTCACTGTCGCGTCAACACTGCGTGATGGAAAACGGTATCCTGTAGAGACAAAAGAAGTCGCGGCAAACCTGAAGAGGGCACCTGCCGTGTCAATGGCATAAATCTGAGAATCCAGCGCTACAACCTCATCATAGGAACCCATGTTGGTTTGGGACCAATTGGTAAAGTCAATCAAAAAAGGGTCTGAAATATCAGCGCGACGTATACCGTCACCACTACTTGCGGCATATAGAAACCCATCAAAAATTTCAATGGACTTAATGCGCAATTGGGCGCCATTGTCACCTATGAAATAGGTGTCATTAAATTCCAATCGATCTAGATCGTAAATGGCGATGCCAAAATCTGTAGCGATATACAGCAACTGGTCATTTGCCTTAAATTCATTGATGCGTTTGCGGTCAGGATTGATGACCTGTTTATCTCTTATCGCAACTATATCCAGAACGACATCGTCTTGTACGATTTGCAATAAACCATCTTCATACCCTATGACCAATTGGTCATCGCTTTCTCGATAATAAATTTGCGAAATAGGGTCACCACTTAAACCATTTACCGTGGTGATCTTGGTGAACGTACGAGAAAGAATATCATAAACGAAAACCGCATTCTCACTCGCCGCATAAATACGTTCATCCGTTTGCTCAATATCTATGATGCGAGTAAAGGAGAAAAGTCCCGTCCATTGACTGCTAAAATCCTGTGAAGAAGCAAGGCTGGTAAACAGTAATAAAAACAGTAATCTAATTTTCATGATCTTATAACGTATAATTACTGGGCATCTGATAGGACGACAAAAATAGGTCGAATTTATTAGGACATATAAAACCTCTGAAATTCTCCAGAGGTTATGCTAATTCTCAAATTATATATTTCATTTACAACAAACGTTTGCTTTCATAATCTATGGTGATCCATTGAAAAATAATTTGTCAATCTGTATTATGCTGAATCCTGTAGATTTTATAAAATACATGATCACCAACAGTTCAAACTCAATTACAAATAGTAATATTATATTCGTTACAATGATAAACAATCAAAAGATAGTTGTGGTGCTTCCTGCTTACAACGCAGAAAAGACTCTTGAAAAAACATTCAACGAAATTCCATTTGACATTGTTGATGAGGTCATATTAGTGGATGATCATAGTACTGATAGAACGACTGACTTTGCTAGAAAATTAGGAATTAAAAATATACTAAGACACAAGCAGAATAAAGGATATGGTGCTAATCAAAAGAGTTGTTACAATGCCGCTTTAGAACTAAACGCTGACATTGTTATAATGCTGCACCCAGATTATCAATATACACCTAAGCTTATTCACTCAATGGCTTTTCTTATAGCAAATGACGTTTATAAAGTAGTATTAGGATCGAGGATTTTAGGGAAAGGTGCTCTCAATGGCGGTATGCCTTTGTATAAATATGTCGCAAATCGATGGTTAACTCTATTTCAAAATATTTTGATGAATCAAAAACTTGCCGAATACCACACTGGTTATCGTGCCTTTTCAAAAAGTATCTTACAAAAGATAAATTTCGAGAAAAATTCTGATGATTTTATTTTTGATAATCAGTTGTTAGCACAAATTTGCATGATGAATTATGAAATAGCCGAAATAACCTGTCCCACAAAATATTTTGAAGAAGCATCCTCAATTAATTTTTCAAGAAGCGTCAAGTATGGAATAGGTGTAATTGAAGTATCTATAAGGTACTTTTTACACCGTAATTTTAAAGTAAAATCATTAATTTTTTTAAATGATTAAATACTTATCATTTGCTGTATTAATCTTTATCAATTGCCTTTTCTGTTATAAATATTCTGAAAGATATACTGATCAATACGAACTCCTAACTTTATTTTATTTGATAGGTCAAATTACGATCATTGTTTTCATAAACAAAATTACGGCCTTTAAAACGTGTCAAAGCATTGTTATCAATACATTGATCATTATTCCGTTTTTTCTAGCTCTATTGAGTTATGTGTACATTTCTCCTGAGCAATTAAATGTTGATAGATGGAGTGTGATTAATTCCTTTTTAACAAACTTGTTAAATGGAAGATATCCATATAGTGCCATATCACACGTTGGAAACCCTCCTGGGCCAATGCCTATTTATTTTCTTATCGCGTTACCATTCGATTTTTTCAAAGCCTACAGCCTATTAAGTGCTTTAGGATTCATCGCATTAGGGTTTTTTTACAAACGTTTCTACTGTGAGACCTATAACTCAAGTTATTTAATCTTAACTATTATTTCCATCTTTATGCTATGGGAAATATTCTCATTGAGTAATATCATTAGTTTTTCAGTATTAGTAGCGATAGCTCTATTATATTTTGAAAAATCGATAATGAAACCTGAGAAGAGAATGATTCTGATTGTTGTAGCTCTAGGTCTATTACTATCAACACGCAGTGTTTATTCCTTAGCCTACATCGTATTCTTTTTATCCTTAATAAAGACTTCAAGTATGACGTTTTTGAAAGCTTCATTTCTTGCAACAATGATTCTCGCAGTATTTACACTTACGTTTTTGCCTTTTATAATTTTCTTCCCCAATGAGTTTTATGAAATAAATCCGTTTATAATTCAATCCTCATTTTTACTTCCTGCGCACTTTGTGCCTATCCTTTTTATAATTGCGATAGGATTTGGAATTTTCGCTAAAAATTTGTCAGAAAGATTTATCTACGCTGGCTTTACTTTATTTCTTTCTATATTTTTTTACTCTGGTTACATGGTGACCCAGCATGGTTATAGTAATGCAATTTTTGAGAGTAAAATAGATGTCTCCTATTTTTTATTCTGTATCCCATTCCTATTTATTGGAGTTCTTGAGCATACAAAACATAATTCATTACTTACTACCACTTCTGATTCATGAGTGATTTTCTTTATAACAAAAGCCTCTGAAATGATCAGAGGCTATTATTTTATTACGCTTTCGCGAAAGCGAAATCTTTATAATCAGAATGCTACTATACGACTCCTTGAGCTAACATTGCATCTGCAACCTTTACGAAGCCAGCGATATTTGCGCCTTTTACGTAATCTGTAAAACCGTCCTCGTCAGTTCCATATTTTACACATGCCTCGTGAATGTCGTTCATGATTGTATGTAATCTATTGTCAACCTCCTCGGCAGTCCAGCTGTATCTCAAAGAGTTTTGAGACATCTCTAGTCCAGAAGTAGCAACACCACCAGCGTTACTGGCTTTTCCTGGGCTAAATAGGATTTTCTTGTCTAGGAAGTGTTCAATAGCCTCTGGCGTACAAGGCATGTTAGCGCCTTCACCTACACAAATACATCCATTTTCAACAAGTGTTTTTGCCTCGTCACCATTCAACTCATTTTGAGTGGCACATGGTAAGGCGATATCACACTTGATAGACCACGGTCTTGCATCTTCATGGAATTTTGCATCTGGATATTTATCTAGGTATTCCTTGATACGACCACGCTTCTCATTCTTGATATACATGATGTGAGCTAACTTCTCTCCATCGATTCCAGCCTCGTCGTGGATAAATCCATCAGAGTCTGACATGGTGACTACTTTACCACCTAATTGTATGATCTTTTCTGCAGCGTATTGCGCCACGTTTCCTGATCCAGAAATGACGACCGTCTTGTCCTGGATTTTTTCGTTTCTGGTCTTTAACATGTTTTCTGCAAAGTACACGTTACCGTAACCGGTAGCTTCTGGTCGTATTAATGAACCACCGTATGATCTTCCCTTACCGGTAAGAATTCCAGTGAATTCATTTCTGATTTTTTTGTACTGGCCAAACATGTAACCTATCTCACGACCACCTACACCTATATCTCCAGCGGGTACGTCAGTATCGGCACCTATGACACGTTGCAGTTCTGTCATAAAGGACTGGCAAAAACGCATCACCTCACGGTCAGACTTCCCTTTTGGGTTAAAGTCAGATCCACCTTTACCACCGCCCATAGGTAGCGTTGTCAAACTGTTCTTAAACGTTTGCTCAAAGGCAAGAAATTTAAGAATGCTCAAGTTTACCGATGGGTGAAAACGCAAACCACCTTTATAAGGACCTATTGCGCTGTTCATCTGGATGCGGTAACCACGGTTTACCTGCACCTCGTTATTATCATCTGTCCATGGCACTCTAAACATGGTCACGCGCTCTGGCTCTGCCATGCGCTCCAGTAACTTGTCTGCACCATATTCTGGATTTTCTTCAATAAAAGGAATGACAACCTCGGCCACCTCAGTGACGGCTTGAATAAATTCAGGCTCGTTGGGATTCCTTTTTTCTACTAAATCGATAAAATCTTGGATGTTTTTTTCCATTATTTATAAAATAAGCGTTTCAAAAAACGTTTTCGTTAAAGCTACAAAGATAAAATTATCCAATTCACTTAACTTTTAATTACCATTATTTTAAGCATGCCTACATCGCAATAATTTATAGGTGTAATTAACGAGTAGACTAAATCTGATATTCCTGCGTTTCATCGTAGGGCAAGAAATGTAATTTGTTATATTTGGCGCTGCATCAAACAATTAATCGATGAATAGCAGGTTTGCTGGAATACTTTTTTTGCTCTTCTTGAGCACCTGCATGAATATTTCACAGGCGCAACTAGGTTTTTCTCATGAAGTAGGCGTTATCGCCGGCCCAGTTGCTTTTCAAAGCGATTATGGTGAACGTTATGACTTTGATACTAATAAAGGAAATGTTGGTATAGGAATAGGGCTGGTTCACTACATCAACTTTGCCTACCGTGCAGACTGTAATTGCTACAGCCGTGACACCTACTGGAACGACCATTTCAAAATTAGATCCCAACTCGCCTATCACGTGACCACCTTAAATCACTTGAGCGAACTTTCAGAACGCAACAGTATAGGTGGTTTACAGCTACGTTCTATGGAAGGTAAGGCTAAGGTCTTTGAAGCCGGCGCACACCTAGAGTATTATCCTTTTAGCATTCGTGATTTCCAAAATGGCGGTTACAAATGGGCTCCATATATAGGCTTAGGCTTGCACTATGCCAACTACAAACCAGAAGCGGAAAGTTCTCTAGGACCATTAGGCAACAGTATCACTACATTTCCCACGTTCATCGATCGTATCGATACCGATCGTGGCAGCACACTGGCTTATGTGGCAGATCTAGGCGTGAGATACAAATTGACTCCATTGAGCGATTTGTTGATCTCCTCTGCCTGGCATTATTATGATGACAACTATGTGGACGGCTTGAGTCCTAACAATCCCAACAATCGCAATGACGACTGGATCTGGTGGTTCAACATAGGATTCATATATTATTTGTAGATAGCTTTTAAGATTGTAGTAGTGCTTTTAGAGAGTATCGCTTTCGCGAA includes these proteins:
- a CDS encoding THC0290_0291 family protein gives rise to the protein MNSRFAGILFLLFLSTCMNISQAQLGFSHEVGVIAGPVAFQSDYGERYDFDTNKGNVGIGIGLVHYINFAYRADCNCYSRDTYWNDHFKIRSQLAYHVTTLNHLSELSERNSIGGLQLRSMEGKAKVFEAGAHLEYYPFSIRDFQNGGYKWAPYIGLGLHYANYKPEAESSLGPLGNSITTFPTFIDRIDTDRGSTLAYVADLGVRYKLTPLSDLLISSAWHYYDDNYVDGLSPNNPNNRNDDWIWWFNIGFIYYL
- the gdhA gene encoding NADP-specific glutamate dehydrogenase, whose amino-acid sequence is MEKNIQDFIDLVEKRNPNEPEFIQAVTEVAEVVIPFIEENPEYGADKLLERMAEPERVTMFRVPWTDDNNEVQVNRGYRIQMNSAIGPYKGGLRFHPSVNLSILKFLAFEQTFKNSLTTLPMGGGKGGSDFNPKGKSDREVMRFCQSFMTELQRVIGADTDVPAGDIGVGGREIGYMFGQYKKIRNEFTGILTGKGRSYGGSLIRPEATGYGNVYFAENMLKTRNEKIQDKTVVISGSGNVAQYAAEKIIQLGGKVVTMSDSDGFIHDEAGIDGEKLAHIMYIKNEKRGRIKEYLDKYPDAKFHEDARPWSIKCDIALPCATQNELNGDEAKTLVENGCICVGEGANMPCTPEAIEHFLDKKILFSPGKASNAGGVATSGLEMSQNSLRYSWTAEEVDNRLHTIMNDIHEACVKYGTDEDGFTDYVKGANIAGFVKVADAMLAQGVV
- a CDS encoding glycosyltransferase family 2 protein → MINNQKIVVVLPAYNAEKTLEKTFNEIPFDIVDEVILVDDHSTDRTTDFARKLGIKNILRHKQNKGYGANQKSCYNAALELNADIVIMLHPDYQYTPKLIHSMAFLIANDVYKVVLGSRILGKGALNGGMPLYKYVANRWLTLFQNILMNQKLAEYHTGYRAFSKSILQKINFEKNSDDFIFDNQLLAQICMMNYEIAEITCPTKYFEEASSINFSRSVKYGIGVIEVSIRYFLHRNFKVKSLIFLND
- the porZ gene encoding type IX secretion system anionic LPS delivery protein PorZ, whose amino-acid sequence is MKIRLLFLLLFTSLASSQDFSSQWTGLFSFTRIIDIEQTDERIYAASENAVFVYDILSRTFTKITTVNGLSGDPISQIYYRESDDQLVIGYEDGLLQIVQDDVVLDIVAIRDKQVINPDRKRINEFKANDQLLYIATDFGIAIYDLDRLEFNDTYFIGDNGAQLRIKSIEIFDGFLYAASSGDGIRRADISDPFLIDFTNWSQTNMGSYDEVVALDSQIYAIDTAGALFRFAATSFVSTGYRFPSRSVDATVTNNQLTVTGSNFLQIIDVNENLLNDVRDINGDAYVFTAGDSNGDTIYIGTTTNGLVRLDRADFSTAEFIVADGPSRNRAFSLTTAPNTLWVGYGDYNLFFNPFPLEQFGVSRLVEEEWTNFTFDEVLNINSISSITIHPEIQDEVYINSMHNGVLEFVDGMAETLYGVNNSSLTSILPPATDFVRIPDSRFDREGNLWVLASLVDETLNRRSPTGQWTAIDVSQFVPTISETGGATKMTITNAGNIIFGTIDFGVIAFDPAENKFGDLREDIQEGNLVSNYVSEVTLDLNEQLWIGSNRGLRVLFNANSILSENPPDARPIIIEDQNGIPRELLKDEAILDIEVDGNNRKWVATASSGAFLFSPSGQETIFQFTKDNSPLPSNGVNDIAIDNTTGRVYFATDNGIVAFQGDRTSQPAEDLENVFAFPNPVKPGFDGNVTIDGLTDRARIKITDIEGNLVFEVVSQGGSVQWDTTSFNGNRVASGVYMLLISTDDNVETTVSKIMIIR